From the Leptotrichia sp. oral taxon 221 genome, one window contains:
- a CDS encoding lipopolysaccharide biosynthesis protein, with protein sequence MEDNKHQSVSFDTIVKIIYKNISFIIIVTVITTVLAALFAFTNKSYKTEINLYGNDKVLTEIGEDSQYSLNSFDFYLFLKDHSKVLSYAKLPEEKYLEKISNDLVAQSEKDDPKIKVKFTTNNEVEGENFAKEYVELSQKYLLNKKNTFLDAQLKLLQQQYDFLSKNVDIRTTKDALSDTLVSRLAYYRLLKNDSTPVVKYINSITKPAINKKIVLVAAIFLGFLLGTFIAFVKEFSKTLDWKNIKSKN encoded by the coding sequence ATGGAAGATAATAAACATCAATCAGTGAGTTTTGATACGATAGTAAAAATTATTTATAAAAATATCTCTTTTATTATAATTGTTACAGTGATAACAACTGTTTTAGCGGCTTTATTTGCTTTTACTAACAAATCATACAAAACTGAAATAAATCTATATGGTAATGACAAGGTTTTAACTGAGATTGGAGAAGATTCTCAATATTCATTAAATTCTTTTGATTTTTATCTATTTTTAAAAGATCATTCGAAAGTTTTATCTTATGCAAAATTGCCTGAAGAAAAGTATTTAGAAAAGATTTCTAATGATCTTGTGGCTCAATCTGAAAAAGATGACCCAAAAATAAAAGTAAAATTCACTACTAATAATGAAGTTGAAGGTGAAAATTTTGCTAAAGAATATGTTGAATTATCTCAAAAATATCTTTTGAATAAGAAAAATACATTTCTTGATGCTCAATTAAAACTTTTACAGCAACAATATGATTTTTTAAGCAAAAATGTTGATATTAGAACTACTAAAGATGCTTTGAGTGACACATTAGTTTCTAGACTGGCTTATTATAGACTTTTGAAAAATGACAGTACTCCTGTTGTAAAATACATAAATTCCATTACTAAACCAGCTATTAACAAGAAAATTGTTTTAGTGGCAGCAATCTTTTTAGGATTTTTATTAGGTACTTTTATTGCTTTTGTAAAAGAATTTTCAAAAACTTTAGATTGGAAAAATATAAAATCTAAAAATTAA
- a CDS encoding M48 family metallopeptidase, translating to MKKSKKLLIILAGMLVLSSCTVAPLTGRRQLKLVSDESVVNSSVSQYRQFINEASNKGLVVNNTPDGRRLKNIGNRMATAVETYLRENGLSKKVDSLQWEFNLIKSNEINAFAMPGGKIAFYTGIMPVLQTDSGIAFVMGHEIGHVIGGHHAEGESGRLAAGVASTITDVFTGGNVISSIVSDGLSIGLLKFNRTQEYEADKYGMIFMAMAGYNPEDAIKAEERMLDAEKGGRSVEILSTHPNTEKRIEALKKYLPEAMKYYKK from the coding sequence ATGAAAAAATCTAAAAAATTATTAATAATTTTAGCAGGGATGTTGGTACTTTCTAGCTGTACTGTAGCACCTTTAACTGGGAGAAGACAATTAAAATTGGTAAGTGATGAGAGTGTTGTAAATTCGTCAGTTAGTCAATATAGACAATTTATTAACGAAGCTAGTAATAAAGGATTAGTTGTCAATAATACACCAGATGGAAGAAGATTGAAAAATATTGGAAATAGAATGGCGACTGCGGTTGAAACTTATTTGAGAGAGAATGGATTATCTAAAAAGGTTGATAGTCTTCAATGGGAATTTAACTTGATAAAAAGTAATGAAATTAATGCATTTGCGATGCCTGGTGGGAAAATAGCTTTTTATACTGGAATTATGCCAGTGTTGCAAACTGATTCTGGAATTGCATTTGTAATGGGACACGAAATAGGTCATGTGATTGGTGGGCATCATGCTGAAGGTGAAAGTGGAAGACTTGCAGCTGGAGTTGCTTCAACTATAACTGATGTGTTTACTGGTGGAAATGTGATTTCTTCTATTGTAAGTGATGGATTATCTATTGGGCTTTTGAAATTTAATAGAACTCAAGAATATGAAGCAGATAAATATGGAATGATTTTTATGGCTATGGCGGGGTATAATCCTGAAGATGCGATAAAAGCTGAAGAAAGAATGTTGGATGCTGAAAAAGGTGGAAGATCAGTTGAAATTTTATCGACACATCCTAATACAGAAAAACGGATTGAAGCATTGAAAAAATATTTGCCAGAGGCTATGAAATATTATAAAAAATAA
- the dusA gene encoding tRNA dihydrouridine(20/20a) synthase DusA, with protein MKNVISVAPMVDKTDRHFRNFVRMINKDVQLYTEMITAQAIINGDLEYLLGFEDIQHPIVLQIAATNPEEAFEAVKRAEDYNYDEINLNVGCPSDRVSGNMMGAYLMAFPELVGDIVTAIKKATKKPISIKHRIGIDGEKVLPDSFERTIIDKYEDMLNFVNVTEKAGVNKFIVHSRIAILAGLDPKQNREIPPLRHEEVYRLKKEKPNLHIEINGGIKTIEQIDEHLKHVDSVMLGREIYDNPMILTKFGKYYGNDINISRKEIIEKIIEYSKKLEEKGIRPHLFLMHTQGLFHGVRGSKFWKREINHPKANSETLIKLMENIEND; from the coding sequence TTGAAAAATGTTATAAGTGTTGCACCAATGGTGGATAAAACGGATAGGCATTTTAGGAATTTTGTAAGAATGATAAATAAAGACGTTCAACTTTATACAGAGATGATTACTGCACAAGCAATTATTAATGGAGATTTAGAATATTTGTTGGGATTTGAAGATATTCAACATCCAATTGTATTGCAGATAGCAGCTACTAATCCTGAGGAAGCTTTTGAAGCTGTAAAAAGAGCAGAAGATTATAATTATGATGAAATTAATTTAAATGTGGGTTGTCCTTCTGATAGAGTTTCTGGAAATATGATGGGAGCTTATTTGATGGCATTTCCTGAATTGGTTGGAGATATTGTTACTGCGATTAAAAAAGCTACAAAAAAACCAATTTCGATAAAGCACAGGATTGGAATTGACGGGGAAAAAGTATTGCCTGATAGTTTTGAAAGAACAATAATTGATAAGTATGAAGATATGCTTAATTTTGTAAATGTAACAGAAAAAGCAGGAGTTAATAAATTTATTGTCCATTCTAGAATAGCGATTTTAGCGGGATTAGATCCAAAACAAAATCGTGAGATTCCACCATTGAGACATGAGGAAGTTTATAGATTAAAGAAGGAAAAACCTAATTTACATATAGAGATTAATGGTGGAATAAAAACTATTGAACAAATTGATGAACATTTGAAACATGTGGATTCGGTTATGCTTGGAAGAGAGATTTATGATAATCCGATGATTTTAACTAAGTTTGGCAAATATTATGGTAATGATATAAATATTTCTCGTAAAGAAATTATTGAAAAAATAATTGAGTATAGCAAAAAATTAGAAGAGAAAGGAATTAGACCACATTTGTTTTTGATGCATACGCAAGGCTTATTTCACGGGGTTAGAGGAAGTAAATTTTGGAAAAGAGAAATAAATCATCCAAAAGCTAATTCTGAAACATTAATAAAACTTATGGAAAATATTGAAAATGACTAA
- a CDS encoding FAD-dependent oxidoreductase, whose amino-acid sequence MKVVVIGCTHAGTAAIKNLRALNPDAEVTVFERNDNISFLSCGIALYVGGVVSDPKGLFYSSPEKLKSLGVNTKMKHDVKNVDIKGKKLTVENLETGEVFDETFDKLIITSGSWPIIPRNIEGIDLENVLLCKNYNHANEIIERSKSVKRVVVVGAGYIGVELVEAFRDNGKEVILVDAEDRILSKYFDKEFTDVAEESFREKGIVLATGEKVVKIEGANGKVSKIVTNKNEYETDMVIMCIGFVPNTALFKGQLEMLPNGAIKVDEYMRTSDKDVMAAGDCCSVFYNPLNMERYIPLATNAVRMGTLAGLNLVENKAKSLGTQGTSGIKIYENNMAATGITEALARSLDLEIETVIVTDNYRPEFMPTYEKVTLKVVFDKYTRIVLGAQLNSKVDLTQSINTLSVCIQNHMTIDDLAFVDFFFQPHYNKPWNFINLAGLAALK is encoded by the coding sequence ATGAAAGTAGTAGTAATTGGATGTACGCATGCTGGAACGGCTGCAATTAAAAATTTAAGAGCATTAAATCCTGATGCTGAGGTAACAGTTTTTGAGAGAAATGATAATATTTCATTTTTATCTTGTGGAATTGCATTATATGTAGGTGGAGTTGTTAGTGATCCTAAAGGATTGTTTTATTCGTCACCTGAGAAATTAAAATCATTAGGTGTAAATACTAAAATGAAACATGATGTGAAAAATGTGGATATAAAAGGGAAAAAATTAACAGTTGAGAATTTAGAAACTGGAGAAGTTTTTGATGAGACATTTGATAAATTGATTATAACATCTGGGTCATGGCCTATTATTCCTAGAAATATTGAAGGAATTGATTTGGAAAATGTGTTGTTATGTAAAAATTATAATCATGCTAATGAGATTATTGAAAGAAGTAAATCTGTTAAAAGGGTTGTTGTTGTTGGAGCAGGATATATAGGAGTAGAATTAGTTGAAGCGTTTAGAGATAATGGGAAAGAAGTAATTTTAGTAGATGCTGAAGATAGAATTTTGAGTAAATATTTTGATAAGGAATTTACTGATGTTGCGGAAGAATCATTTAGAGAAAAAGGAATTGTTCTTGCGACTGGAGAAAAAGTTGTTAAAATTGAAGGTGCAAATGGGAAAGTATCAAAAATTGTTACAAATAAAAATGAGTACGAGACAGATATGGTAATTATGTGTATTGGATTCGTGCCAAATACAGCTTTATTTAAAGGTCAATTGGAAATGTTGCCAAATGGTGCAATTAAAGTTGATGAATATATGAGAACGAGTGATAAAGATGTAATGGCGGCTGGAGATTGCTGTTCGGTATTTTATAATCCTTTGAATATGGAAAGATATATTCCACTTGCGACAAATGCAGTTAGAATGGGAACTTTGGCAGGATTGAATTTAGTTGAAAATAAGGCTAAATCACTAGGAACTCAAGGAACTTCTGGAATTAAAATTTATGAAAATAATATGGCGGCTACTGGAATAACAGAAGCGTTGGCTAGAAGTTTGGATCTTGAAATTGAAACTGTTATTGTGACTGATAATTACAGACCTGAGTTTATGCCAACTTATGAAAAAGTAACTTTAAAAGTTGTTTTTGATAAATATACGAGAATTGTATTGGGTGCACAATTGAATTCAAAAGTTGATTTAACACAATCAATTAATACATTATCAGTGTGTATTCAAAATCATATGACTATTGATGATTTGGCATTTGTAGACTTTTTCTTCCAACCACATTATAATAAACCTTGGAATTTTATTAACTTAGCTGGATTAGCAGCGTTAAAATAG
- a CDS encoding cell division protein FtsZ: protein MENISNKVNIKAIGVGGMGINFVNYILENEANNVEYLSIDTDVEAHNGCKAERKVFLDTGVKNCTWTQAEEAALKCYDQFEELLKGTDILFIISGMGGSTGSGIAPAIVEIAKKMKIFTISIIAKPFYSEGFEKLKIASMGVEKIRKNTNSLIIVPNEKLYNHIDKKLSLQEAYDEANFLIKEGIESIINTVTKVGFMNLDLRDIKVVLENSKDIVIRLGESYGENAENSIVEQLLQNNLFEGQLEDSKKILLNITGGNDISLVVIKNIISNILSYVKDQNATLIWGVIINPEFDAKKNSLKVVLMASV from the coding sequence ATGGAGAATATTTCGAATAAAGTAAATATCAAAGCAATTGGCGTTGGTGGAATGGGAATTAATTTTGTGAATTATATTTTAGAAAATGAAGCTAATAATGTTGAATATTTAAGTATTGATACGGACGTTGAAGCACATAATGGTTGTAAAGCTGAACGAAAGGTATTTTTGGATACAGGTGTAAAAAATTGTACTTGGACTCAAGCTGAAGAAGCTGCCTTGAAATGTTATGATCAATTTGAAGAATTGCTTAAAGGAACGGATATTTTATTTATAATTTCTGGTATGGGAGGTTCTACAGGAAGTGGAATTGCACCTGCAATAGTTGAAATTGCTAAAAAAATGAAAATTTTTACGATATCAATTATTGCAAAACCGTTTTACTCAGAAGGATTTGAGAAGTTGAAGATAGCAAGTATGGGAGTTGAGAAAATTAGAAAAAATACAAATAGTTTGATAATAGTTCCTAATGAAAAGCTATATAATCACATTGATAAAAAACTTTCGTTGCAAGAAGCGTATGATGAAGCTAATTTTTTGATAAAAGAAGGGATAGAAAGTATTATAAACACTGTTACAAAAGTAGGTTTTATGAATTTAGATTTGCGTGACATAAAGGTTGTTTTGGAAAATTCTAAGGATATTGTCATTCGATTGGGTGAAAGTTATGGTGAAAATGCAGAAAATTCAATTGTTGAGCAATTACTTCAAAATAATTTATTTGAAGGGCAATTGGAGGATTCAAAGAAAATACTTTTAAATATAACGGGTGGTAATGATATTTCGTTAGTTGTGATAAAAAATATTATAAGTAATATTTTGTCATATGTAAAGGATCAGAATGCAACATTAATTTGGGGAGTTATTATTAATCCAGAGTTTGATGCTAAAAAGAATAGTTTAAAAGTAGTTTTAATGGCGAGTGTATAA
- a CDS encoding TraX family protein — translation MKMNSNFGKDDKFNNIKIFSGAQLKYIAFLSMLVDHVNKALIYPMLTGKGFLDFLSDLFDIFGRIAFPLFMFFLVEGFFKTRNRLRYLLYLIIFGIISEIPFDLCQSAVIFQPYSNNVMFTLALTLVMIWIIDELRRPTKIFWYPISIVIVLGTCLLSMILGLDYEWHGILIGYFFYIFYNNPIFAIIGGYLSLIKTPWALLGFGLTLTYNGERGKQNKILNYSFYPVHLLILGLLRLLFKV, via the coding sequence ATGAAAATGAATTCAAATTTTGGAAAAGATGATAAATTTAATAATATTAAAATTTTTTCTGGAGCTCAATTGAAGTATATTGCTTTTTTATCAATGTTAGTTGATCATGTAAATAAAGCTCTAATTTATCCTATGCTAACGGGAAAAGGATTTTTGGATTTTTTAAGTGATTTATTTGATATTTTTGGAAGAATTGCGTTTCCACTTTTTATGTTTTTTCTTGTGGAAGGATTTTTTAAAACTAGAAATAGATTAAGATATCTTTTATATTTAATTATTTTTGGGATTATTTCTGAAATTCCATTTGATTTATGTCAATCAGCAGTTATTTTTCAACCATATTCAAATAATGTGATGTTTACATTGGCTTTAACATTAGTTATGATTTGGATTATTGATGAATTAAGAAGACCTACAAAAATATTTTGGTATCCAATTTCGATAGTAATTGTTTTAGGAACTTGTCTGCTATCAATGATTTTGGGATTAGACTATGAATGGCACGGAATTTTGATAGGATATTTTTTCTATATTTTTTATAATAATCCTATATTTGCGATTATTGGAGGATATCTTTCACTTATAAAAACGCCTTGGGCTTTGTTAGGATTTGGATTGACACTTACCTATAACGGAGAAAGAGGAAAACAAAATAAAATTTTAAATTATTCATTTTATCCTGTGCACTTATTAATTTTAGGGCTTTTGAGATTGTTGTTTAAAGTCTAA
- a CDS encoding DUF3290 family protein encodes MEFYNFNYLENQKFVTDKFFLVVIILVIAFILFAFWKWFKGSISLRDKQLSLLGLMFIFLFALYHYDNYRAKNNEEKVYKNSASVIKKLSEKFKVNENDIFINTPEITEDTVYKIKDKFYQIHWVGNNILVEQMTVPYVDEVKTIKE; translated from the coding sequence ATGGAATTTTATAATTTTAATTATTTAGAAAACCAAAAATTTGTAACGGATAAATTTTTTCTTGTTGTAATTATTTTAGTAATAGCGTTTATATTATTTGCATTTTGGAAATGGTTTAAAGGAAGCATTTCACTTAGAGATAAACAGCTTAGTTTGCTTGGATTGATGTTTATTTTCTTATTTGCATTATATCATTATGATAATTATAGAGCGAAAAATAATGAAGAAAAAGTTTATAAAAATTCAGCGAGTGTAATTAAAAAATTATCTGAAAAATTTAAAGTTAATGAAAATGATATTTTTATAAATACGCCTGAAATAACAGAAGATACTGTTTATAAAATAAAAGATAAATTTTATCAAATTCACTGGGTAGGAAACAATATATTAGTTGAACAAATGACAGTTCCTTATGTGGATGAAGTTAAAACAATTAAAGAATAA
- a CDS encoding DUF421 domain-containing protein: MDFIILVAIKLTIGFIALVLFMNLNGRSQLAPTSTEDQIGNYVLGGIIGGVIYSPNISIIQFLIVLLIWGLLMTVTDFLKNTNKSVKKMIDGQVVYLIRDGKMLTENFAQATLSIPDFYTKLRTKGVMQISDIEEAFMESNGQLIVIKKGEDGYSNLLVSEGNIQEDNLKHIGKDDDWLKEELAKYNITDLSELFIVEYSGDGKLFIVKK; the protein is encoded by the coding sequence TTGGATTTTATAATTCTTGTTGCAATAAAACTTACAATTGGATTTATTGCATTAGTTTTGTTTATGAATTTAAATGGACGCAGCCAACTGGCACCAACATCAACAGAAGATCAAATAGGTAATTATGTCCTTGGGGGAATTATTGGTGGTGTAATTTATAGTCCAAATATATCAATAATTCAATTTTTAATAGTTCTTTTGATATGGGGACTTTTAATGACAGTAACTGATTTTCTAAAAAATACAAATAAGAGCGTAAAAAAAATGATAGATGGACAAGTTGTATACTTAATAAGAGATGGAAAAATGCTAACAGAAAATTTTGCACAAGCGACACTTTCAATTCCTGATTTTTACACAAAGTTGAGAACAAAAGGTGTTATGCAAATATCAGATATAGAAGAAGCTTTTATGGAATCAAATGGACAACTTATCGTTATAAAAAAAGGTGAAGACGGTTATTCAAATTTATTAGTTTCTGAAGGGAATATACAAGAGGATAACTTGAAACATATTGGAAAAGATGATGATTGGTTGAAGGAAGAATTGGCAAAATATAACATTACTGATTTAAGTGAACTTTTTATTGTTGAGTATAGCGGTGATGGTAAATTATTTATTGTTAAAAAATAA
- the metH gene encoding methionine synthase: MLKEKKYIESYNLLQQDLKNRILLLDGAMGTMLQQENLTAEDFGGEKYEGCNDYLVLQRPEIIKNIHKQYLKAGSDIIETNTFGALDIVLKDYDLEDKVFEMNKTAAEIARKAINEYKAENPNETRNLYVAGALGPSNKSISVTGGVTFEELIHSYYTAVSGLLAGGVDLILFETIQDTRNLKAAYLGLEKAMDENYYVPLMLSFTIESTGTTLAGQTADAFYYAVHHMNPLSVGLNCATGPEFMTQFLKKLNEVSNTYISVYPNAGLPNEEGQYEETPSTLAAKIEPFFQNKFLNIVGGCCGTTPAFIKAIKDKSIGYDPRVIDENKNENSVTGLITLEVPKDRPIYVGERTNVIGSRIFKNLIANEKFDEATEVARLQIKGDADVIDVCLANPDRDEISDMKNFLEKVSKFAKVPIMLDSTDINVIREGLTYLQGKGIINSINLEDGEKKFEKMAKLIKDFGAAVVVGLIDEEGMAVSLEKKIKVARRSYELLTKKYGIDERDIIFDTLVFPVATGDQKYIGSATATTEAIREIKKEMPNVKTILGVSNISFGLPIAGREVLNTYYMNKAYEAGLDFAIVNTEKIIPMDEISDKEKKLSEELLFNTNDDTVANFVAFYREKKGSVKKKLDDDKMTPEEKVANLVVEGSKKDLNALLDILLQKYSPLEIINGPLMTGMDEVGKLFNNNDLIVAEVLQSAEVMKASVSYLEQFMEKTESSSKGKVIMATVKGDVHDIGKNLVGIIIGNNGYDVLDLGINTPAEKIREAVINEKADFLGLSGLLVKSASEMVNTVAVLREAGIDIPIFVGGAALTEKFTINKIEPSYKNNIVIYSKDAMTALSDLNKMIVLEKFEEFKEYLQKRRDLLLIKDEKALENLKVKPTVSDIKDKDGTFDFSKVKLPEYNFEKIYKPTTLNKQIITNIKAKDVFKYINLQMLIGKHLGMKWIVTDMLEKQDPRAVKLYNEIVDIINHGDDYFDIKAIYKFFPSRKSKDGKIEILSDDLSTVLETFDFPRQKWGQYLSLNDYVSPEGIDYIGFFVATAGEKSRIVSNEMKEKGEFYRGHIVNSIGLELAEATSEYVHQLMRKEVGIIDKDINIEDILKAQYQGNRYSFGYPACPNLEDQDKLFRLLKPERFGIRLTEEHMMYPEATVSAIVFSQPFCKYFNM, encoded by the coding sequence ATGTTAAAAGAAAAAAAATATATTGAATCATATAATTTGTTACAACAAGATTTAAAAAATCGAATTCTGTTGCTAGACGGAGCAATGGGAACAATGTTACAACAAGAAAATTTGACTGCTGAAGATTTCGGTGGAGAAAAATATGAAGGTTGTAATGATTATCTTGTGTTGCAAAGACCGGAAATTATAAAAAATATACATAAACAATATTTAAAGGCTGGAAGTGATATTATTGAAACTAACACTTTTGGAGCGTTGGATATTGTATTAAAAGATTACGATTTGGAAGATAAAGTTTTTGAAATGAATAAAACTGCGGCTGAAATTGCTAGAAAAGCGATTAATGAGTATAAAGCTGAAAATCCAAATGAAACTAGAAATTTATATGTGGCTGGAGCTTTAGGGCCTTCGAATAAATCGATTAGTGTTACAGGTGGAGTTACTTTTGAGGAATTGATACATTCTTATTATACTGCAGTTTCAGGGCTTTTAGCTGGAGGTGTTGATTTAATTCTATTTGAAACAATACAAGATACTAGAAACTTGAAAGCTGCATATTTAGGGTTGGAAAAGGCAATGGATGAAAATTATTATGTTCCATTGATGTTATCGTTTACGATTGAAAGTACTGGAACTACTCTTGCTGGGCAAACGGCAGATGCATTCTATTATGCTGTTCATCATATGAATCCACTTTCTGTAGGATTGAACTGTGCAACTGGACCTGAATTTATGACACAATTTTTGAAAAAATTAAATGAAGTGTCAAATACATATATTTCTGTATATCCTAATGCTGGACTTCCAAACGAAGAAGGTCAATACGAAGAAACTCCAAGCACATTGGCAGCTAAAATAGAACCTTTCTTCCAAAATAAATTTTTAAATATTGTTGGAGGTTGTTGTGGAACTACTCCTGCGTTTATAAAAGCGATTAAAGATAAAAGTATTGGGTATGATCCTAGAGTTATTGATGAAAATAAAAATGAAAATTCTGTTACAGGGTTGATTACTTTGGAAGTACCAAAAGATAGACCAATTTATGTTGGAGAAAGAACAAATGTTATTGGTTCTCGTATTTTCAAAAATTTAATTGCTAATGAAAAATTTGATGAAGCAACAGAAGTTGCTAGATTGCAAATTAAAGGAGATGCAGATGTAATTGATGTTTGTCTTGCAAATCCTGATAGAGATGAAATTAGCGATATGAAAAATTTCTTGGAAAAAGTTTCAAAATTTGCAAAAGTACCTATAATGTTGGATTCTACGGATATTAACGTAATTCGTGAAGGGCTTACTTATCTTCAAGGGAAAGGAATTATAAATTCAATCAATTTAGAAGACGGAGAAAAGAAATTTGAAAAAATGGCAAAATTAATTAAAGATTTTGGAGCAGCTGTCGTTGTTGGATTGATTGATGAGGAAGGAATGGCTGTTTCGCTTGAGAAAAAAATTAAAGTTGCTAGAAGAAGTTATGAGTTATTAACTAAGAAATATGGAATTGATGAGAGAGATATCATATTTGATACGCTTGTATTCCCAGTTGCGACAGGTGATCAAAAATATATTGGATCTGCTACTGCTACGACTGAAGCGATTAGAGAGATAAAAAAAGAAATGCCAAATGTAAAAACTATTTTAGGAGTAAGTAATATTTCGTTTGGACTTCCGATTGCAGGTCGTGAAGTGTTGAATACTTATTACATGAACAAGGCTTATGAAGCTGGACTTGATTTTGCGATTGTTAATACTGAAAAAATTATTCCAATGGATGAAATTTCTGATAAAGAAAAAAAATTATCGGAAGAATTGCTATTTAATACGAATGATGACACAGTTGCTAATTTTGTAGCTTTTTATCGTGAGAAAAAAGGTTCTGTTAAAAAGAAATTAGATGATGATAAAATGACACCTGAAGAAAAAGTTGCAAATCTTGTTGTTGAAGGAAGTAAAAAGGATTTGAATGCTTTATTGGATATATTGTTACAAAAATATTCCCCATTAGAGATAATTAACGGGCCTTTGATGACTGGAATGGATGAAGTTGGAAAATTATTTAATAATAACGACTTGATTGTTGCTGAAGTATTACAAAGTGCTGAAGTTATGAAGGCTTCTGTTTCGTATTTGGAGCAATTTATGGAAAAAACAGAGTCTTCAAGTAAAGGTAAAGTTATAATGGCAACTGTTAAAGGTGACGTTCATGATATTGGGAAAAACCTTGTTGGAATTATCATCGGAAATAACGGATATGACGTACTTGATTTGGGAATTAATACACCTGCTGAAAAAATTAGAGAAGCTGTAATCAATGAGAAAGCTGACTTTTTAGGACTTTCAGGATTATTAGTAAAATCTGCGTCTGAAATGGTAAATACTGTAGCTGTTTTAAGAGAAGCTGGAATTGATATCCCTATATTTGTTGGTGGTGCTGCACTTACTGAAAAATTCACAATTAATAAAATTGAGCCATCATACAAAAATAACATTGTTATTTACTCAAAAGATGCGATGACGGCTCTATCAGATTTGAATAAAATGATTGTTCTTGAAAAATTTGAAGAGTTTAAGGAATATTTGCAAAAGAGAAGGGATTTATTGTTGATTAAAGACGAAAAAGCGTTGGAGAATTTGAAAGTGAAACCTACAGTTAGTGATATTAAAGATAAAGACGGAACTTTTGATTTTTCTAAAGTAAAATTACCTGAATATAATTTTGAGAAAATTTATAAGCCGACTACTTTGAATAAGCAAATTATTACAAACATTAAGGCTAAAGATGTTTTTAAATATATTAATTTACAAATGTTAATTGGAAAGCATTTGGGAATGAAGTGGATTGTAACTGATATGCTTGAAAAACAGGATCCTAGAGCAGTTAAATTGTATAATGAAATTGTGGATATTATTAATCATGGTGATGATTATTTTGATATTAAAGCAATTTATAAATTCTTTCCTAGTAGAAAGTCTAAAGATGGGAAAATTGAAATTCTTTCAGATGATTTATCAACAGTTTTAGAAACTTTTGATTTCCCAAGACAAAAATGGGGACAATATTTATCATTGAATGATTATGTTTCTCCTGAAGGAATTGATTATATTGGATTCTTTGTGGCAACTGCTGGAGAAAAATCAAGAATCGTTTCAAACGAAATGAAAGAAAAAGGTGAATTTTATAGAGGGCATATTGTAAACTCTATCGGTCTTGAATTAGCTGAAGCTACTTCTGAATATGTGCATCAATTAATGAGAAAAGAAGTTGGAATTATTGATAAAGATATAAATATAGAAGATATTTTGAAAGCACAATATCAAGGAAATCGTTATTCATTTGGATATCCAGCTTGTCCAAATTTAGAAGATCAAGATAAATTATTCAGATTATTGAAACCAGAAAGATTTGGAATTAGACTAACTGAGGAACATATGATGTATCCAGAAGCTACGGTTAGTGCAATTGTTTTCTCACAACCATTCTGTAAATACTTTAACATGTAA
- a CDS encoding thioredoxin family protein: MKKLIKFEKNDCNPCAMVSEFLDKKGVSYERVNAFDNPEMAMKYRVRTVPTVVLVDGETEIKRSMGFKVEELNELLAEAELD, from the coding sequence ATGAAAAAATTAATTAAATTTGAAAAAAATGATTGTAATCCGTGTGCAATGGTATCGGAATTTTTAGATAAAAAGGGTGTTAGCTATGAAAGAGTGAATGCTTTTGATAATCCTGAAATGGCTATGAAATATAGAGTAAGAACAGTTCCAACTGTTGTTTTAGTTGACGGTGAAACTGAAATTAAAAGAAGTATGGGATTTAAAGTAGAAGAATTGAATGAACTTTTGGCAGAAGCAGAATTAGATTAA